One part of the Ornithodoros turicata isolate Travis chromosome 2, ASM3712646v1, whole genome shotgun sequence genome encodes these proteins:
- the LOC135383854 gene encoding endothelin-converting enzyme 1-like, translated as MRSPKGKEPSQPSPQKSTQNLSSGPPRGRQPSREPSRERSRGPSHEPSYGASSGRTNEISPGSSARPLSPSTTPVRARRPSPSQSHEPSCRQSREKLPWYQALYDVLPRSSFPSRAKSAYPKTAAFIVSVAITSFVVLALLLAVGAARIAARERFAVCRSSTCIEYSNGLNNALNRSVHPCTDFYQFVCGRWDKINMKSVLDKHGEDFFQQLTEAIGRIDPPASNQSAVEKAVKFYKTCIDIASGSRTGVTAFTALLAQGNITWPALSRDVNVLDTMVYAERYWNSHPLFLVTKVRGDNETTTVNIESSSFALAWDDSRTELLQRNHYFTYFYNFTYLLTGTSTNMSLFQLYRQKEDIIMRKLLDALEQNDSTTLLTESNFAELSTAFNMSQWKKVFSELLGVPANDTVTVCVSTNYFHVVNNLTVELGQTVMSTFLVWGLLHELGHLFDARLATLTYGRQDYAENSATYRCMVLVETYMGMAISAAYTFAEMSKARFLEAAGVADHVKEAFNDTFEKRRGFNTSIVQMVLKQDNIFGPYGTVSSSSELDALYKEFPDMTNSLAHNLQSAIYGMRKSSSVVLDAKYMHLGDYYTIYNKDKKQLKVWPLMVLEPIFSDGITSGLQYGGFGSFLSSAYFESIYDTDEEQRHLLTQTCATTPEGSRSRQSETKSRQFYDTLSLPITWKSYLSAADNKDVRLRYMEEYSERQLFFLIFCYLRCSGTRTHNPGACNIPLSSFPAFSENFHCSTIPPRQCRP; from the coding sequence CGGAGTCCAAAAGGAAAAGAACCATCTCAACCATCTCCCCAAAAATCAACTCAAAATTTATCCAGTGGGCCACCTCGAGGACGTCAGCCATCCCGCGAGCCATCACGTGAGCGATCTCGAGGACCATCCCATGAGCCATCCTACGGAGCATCCAGTGGGCGTACTAACGAAATATCCCCTGGATCATCGGCGAGACCTTTGTCTCCCAGTACTACTCCTGTGAGAGCAAGAAGACCTTCCCCTTCACAGTCGCATGAGCCATCCTGTAGGCAGTCTCGTGAGAAACTTCCCTGGTATCAGGCTCTCTACGATGTGCTCCCCAGGAGTTCATTTCCGTCAAGGGCAAAGTCTGCGTATCCCAAGACGGCTGCCTTCATTGTGTCTGTCGCCATTACCTCCTTCGTTGTCTTAGCCCTGCTTCTTGCGGTTGGTGCTGCGCGAATTGCCGCTCGTGAGAGGTTTGCCGTGTGCCGCTCCTCAACTTGCATAGAATACTCAAACGGGTTAAACAACGCGTTAAACCGTTCGGTGCACCCTTGCACCGATTTCTATCAGTTTGTCTGCGGCAGATGGGACAAGATCAACATGAAATCAGTGCTAGACAAGCACGGTGAAGATTTCTTTCAGCAATTAACGGAGGCAATTGGGCGTATCGACCCACCAGCATCGAATCAGTCTGCAGTAGAGAAAGCAGTGAAATTCTACAAGACATGCATCGACATTGCAAGCGGCAGCCGTACTGGAGTGACAGCATTCACAGCCCTACTAGCGCAAGGAAATATTACCTGGCCAGCGCTATCTCGCGATGTGAATGTCCTGGATACAATGGTGTACGCCGAGCGATATTGGAACTCTCATCCTCTTTTCCTAGTCACCAAAGTTCGAGGGGACAACGAAACAACTACCGTAAATATCGAGAGCTCCTCCTTTGCGCTTGCGTGGGACGACAGCAGAACAGAACTTTTACAAAGAAACCActacttcacctatttctacaACTTCACATACCTGTTAACCGGAACGTCGACGAACATGTCTTTGTTCCAGCTTTACAGACAAAAGGAAGACATCATAATGAGGAAGCTACTGGACGCTCTAGAGCAGAATGATTCAACTACACTGCTTACCGAAAGTAATTTTGCTGAGCTTAGCACGGCATTTAACATGAGTCAGTGGAAGAAAGTGTTTTCCGAGCTCCTAGGTGTCCCTGCCAACGATACCGTCACCGTTTGTGTAAGCACAAACTACTTTCACGTCGTTAATAATTTGACAGTAGAGCTGGGACAAACCGTAATGTCGACCTTCCTGGTATGGGGGCTATTGCACGAATTGGGCCACCTCTTCGATGCGCGACTGGCTACGCTTACATACGGCAGACAAGACTACGCTGAAAACTCCGCAACATACAGATGCATGGTGCTGGTTGAGACCTACATGGGAATGGCAATATCGGCAGCTTATACCTTCGCAGAAATGAGCAAGGCAAGGTTCCTGGAAGCCGCAGGTGTTGCTGATCACGTCAAAGAAGCATTCAACGATACATTTGAGAAGCGGCGTGGCTTCAATACATCCATTGTTCAAATGGTTCTCAAACAAGATAACATCTTCGGACCTTACGGTACTGTGTCAAGCTCTTCCGAGCTAGATGCTTTATACAAAGAATTTCCAGACATGACTAACTCTCTAGCTCACAATCTGCAGAGTGCGATATATGGGATGAGGAAGTCAAGTTCAGTAGTCCTTGACGCAAAATACATGCACCTGGGCGATTACTACACGATATACAATAAGGACAAGAAACAGCTCAAGGTATGGCCTCTAATGGTGCTTGAGCCAATTTTTAGTGATGGCATCACAAGCGGATTGCAGTACGGGGGCTTTGGGTCCTTCCTGTCTTCAGCGTACTTTGAGTCGATTTACGACACCGATGAGGAACAACGACATCTTCTGACACAGACGTGCGCCACAACGCCTGAAGGATCGCGTTCAAGACAAAGTGAGACAAAATCACGCCAATTTTATGATACACTGTCGCTTCCTATAACCTGGAAATCTTACTTGTCTGCGGCTGATAACAAAGATGTGAGACTTCGCTACATGGAAGAATATTCAGAACGCCAACTTTTTTTCCTCATATTCTGCTACTTGCGGTGTTCAGGTACAAGGACACACAATCCTGGTGCGTGCAATATACCACTGAGCAGTTTCCCTGCTTTCAGCGAAAATTTTCACTGTTCAACTATCCCACCCCGACAATGTCGCCCATAG